The following are from one region of the Nitrospinota bacterium genome:
- a CDS encoding excisionase family DNA-binding protein: MEKTNALKEVSAERGNFASPGRRFLSVQSVATRWNVSDSTVRRLIDEGELKGIKIRRTFKILAESVSEYESRSSF; the protein is encoded by the coding sequence ATGGAAAAAACCAACGCGCTAAAAGAGGTGTCGGCAGAAAGGGGCAATTTCGCCTCGCCGGGGAGAAGGTTTCTGTCGGTGCAGAGTGTGGCAACCAGATGGAACGTCTCGGACAGCACAGTAAGAAGGCTGATCGATGAGGGGGAACTGAAAGGAATTAAAATAAGAAGGACATTCAAGATACTTGCCGAATCGGTAAGTGAATACGAATCGCGCTCTTCCTTCTGA